The Coffea arabica cultivar ET-39 chromosome 10e, Coffea Arabica ET-39 HiFi, whole genome shotgun sequence region GATAATTGGAGTCTTGGAGTATTGTATATAGTGGTTATTATTAGTACTTACTGGGGGACAAAGATAGACGGGATTGAATtgcaaattgcaattaggaATGGCATCGGCATGGTTGAGTACAAACATTGCAGCTACCGGTGCAAGTAGCATAACGTATGGGATGTCTGGAATGGTAGTAAGAGTAGCCCCCGTTGATCCTATAAATGTAAAAAATGTAAACCGTCACAATAATTATCGCTGCTGCAGCACCGCCGCCAGTAGTACTAGTACTGCTAGTACTTATCCTGCAACGAAGCTCTCGTCGTCTTCGTCGAGGGGCAGAAAGAGGTGCTACGCTAACCGGAGGAGAGCTGAAGCAGAGACCCCAATCCCAATGGCAACCAGCGTCATCGAGAAATCCGGAATCAAGATCATTAAAAACCCTCCTGAATCTAGGCTCTCTGACCTCGGCGTCAGAACTTGGCCCAAGTAAGCGTACCCCACTTACCATATACGCATCCCCTTTTTTGGAGTCTTTACTACTCCCtagtaatttttaatttttcttcccCCACCTTCTCTTAGCGGGAAATGAATCcctttgtttgttttaatttcaaTAATTGAATGGTCTTCCGTCTCGTCTGGCTTTCGTGTATAAAATGACGACATGGACAAATTTTCAGATCTTCTCGTTATCGCTCGTCATTACTACTGTAGTATTCTTAAGCAATTCTCGGCCTTTTTATTTCAACATGAAATGAATTACTATATCAGCTTTCTGACTATTACTCACTAGTTACTAATATTTGGGAATTTCTCTGCCTTTCCCTTGCCAGCTTCTGGCTCGGTATGAGAGGAGAGGGAAGGATTTATAAACCATGtttatgccttttttttttcttttaaagattTGATTACTCTTCTTCTGCCAGGATTCCATTTTTCCttgaattttccttttcttgagtGAAACTCACTTGTcgcattttccaattttctcaGCATTGTTACACAATTTTCTAGTATGAGCTTCATTAAACTTCTATGGGTCATATTTTACGCGTTTCTCTCCGGTGTTTTTGTTAACCCAACGAGAACGTAGCTTTTGtttctttatattttcactATGAAATCCTTTAAGAGTTGGGATTGACACCCTTGTTTTTCTGAAGAACAATATTACCGTATTCAGTCTCCCTTTAAATTTCCTGACGCTTTTTCTATCTGCCATGACTGTTTGCAGGGAACTATAGTCATCACATGTCCCTTCTCTCCTTTGTTTTTTCTGTACTTAACAGTGTTGGGAGGGACTCTTTATTAGTAGGGCGGGATTTACTGAGCAAAGCGAGTATTAAAGATTGCCCAAGGTTTGGTTTTTTTACTTCTGGGCTCACAAAGCAACGAGGGAGCGTAGGTCTATCAGGAAACACCTTGGAACTATTAATTATCAAGTGCACGAAACTTCTCATTGAGTTCCCTTATGGCACTATGGGAGTAGGACACCTGGTATGGGTGATGGCTTGAAGTTGAGCTATATAATTTGTAGACTTTTGCCATACTTTGAAGATGAATGACTACAACGCTAATTGTTGAATGCAAATTACAGCGGATTGAATGTGATTGGGTGCATTTCATCATTTAAGGAAAATGTAACTACATTTGTTGTGCTTTACTGAAACCTCATTCAGGTGATACTTCATTTGAAAGGGaaataaagaaaagagaaaaaggaattttaacccATATAGGCTTTATTGTGTAAACCATGTTTGCATATACTGTTCTCTTGAGTCCAGGAAATTTTGAATACCTGTTCTTGGCAGttgtttgaaattttccttGGTTCAGCTTTAATTAACTGTGCCTAATCCTAATAGTTCTGCTTGGTTCAATCGGTCTCACTGAACTATTTTGGTCGACACCCCACTTCTGCTTGTTCGAAATCAATCGGCCCTAATAGTTCGGAAGAAAAAGGCTGAGTTTTCTAGTAAAGAGTTGAATAAGGGACGAATAGTTCAGTGAGATTGATGGAACTACATCCAATAATAATCCTTTCTTTTGCCATTCTTTCCTCCCTGTAGCACTTACCGTTGATCACCAATGTCCGAGCCTTGCCTGATCAATATAGAAAAGATTTCCCCACTAGGGAGGGAAGAGAGAGGCCTGTTCACTTAAGACAGGCGGTAGGATTTTCATTCAAGAGCTCCCTCTTTGGCTTTATTAATGCATGACCTTCGAAATCCATGACCAATAACTGATTACTTAATCCTAACCCTATGAGTCAATACATATAATTGCTGAGAATTTCCCGTGGAATAGCTCAATTAACTAAATACCTGTAActgtaaa contains the following coding sequences:
- the LOC113714516 gene encoding uncharacterized protein, whose protein sequence is MASAWLSTNIAATGASSITYGMSGMVVRVAPVDPINVKNVNRHNNYRCCSTAASSTSTASTYPATKLSSSSSRGRKRCYANRRRAEAETPIPMATSVIEKSGIKIIKNPPESRLSDLGVRTWPKWGCPPSKFPWTYSSKETCYLLKGKVKVYPDGSEEVVEIGAGDLVEFPKGMSCTWDVSEAVDKHYSFD